In one window of bacterium DNA:
- the wecB gene encoding UDP-N-acetylglucosamine 2-epimerase (non-hydrolyzing): MLTFLSVVGARPNFMKVAPLHRAFAKYAGDVRHMICHTGQHYDEKMSKIFFDDLELPQPDIYLGVGSGSHAEQTARVMVEFEKVLLEHKPDCVIVVGDVNSTLACSVTAAKLHIPVAHVEAGLRSFDRDMPEEINRLVTDVIADHLFVTEKAGMQNLHNEGVADAKVHFTGHVMIDSLAHYREKSATSSVLADFDLLPKAYTLVTLHRPSNVDSRENLERILTLFEALQTETRFLFPVHPRTRTRIAEFGLEERVRAITSLTLCDPIGYLDFLKLMDNAALILTDSGGIQEESTWLQIPCITLRENTERPITAEIGTNEVVGLNIPLAVEKSRAALNGKAKEGTIPELWDGHAAERIVAILVDAYTIKENTD; this comes from the coding sequence ATGTTAACATTCCTCTCGGTCGTTGGAGCCAGACCCAATTTCATGAAAGTCGCGCCGTTGCACAGGGCGTTTGCGAAGTATGCAGGCGATGTGCGGCATATGATCTGTCATACCGGACAGCATTACGACGAGAAGATGTCGAAGATTTTCTTTGATGACCTGGAACTGCCGCAGCCGGATATTTACCTGGGCGTGGGCTCGGGGTCGCATGCTGAGCAGACGGCACGTGTGATGGTGGAATTCGAGAAGGTGCTGCTGGAGCATAAGCCGGACTGCGTGATCGTGGTCGGCGATGTGAATTCCACTCTCGCCTGTTCTGTGACCGCCGCCAAGCTGCATATCCCCGTGGCGCATGTGGAAGCAGGACTCCGCAGCTTCGACCGCGACATGCCCGAGGAAATCAATCGCCTGGTGACGGACGTCATTGCCGATCATCTCTTCGTCACCGAAAAAGCCGGTATGCAGAATCTGCATAATGAAGGCGTGGCGGACGCCAAAGTGCATTTTACGGGGCATGTGATGATCGACTCGCTGGCCCATTACCGCGAAAAATCGGCGACCAGCAGTGTGCTGGCAGATTTCGACCTCCTGCCGAAGGCGTATACGCTGGTCACCCTGCATCGTCCCTCCAATGTGGATTCCCGCGAAAACCTCGAGCGCATTCTCACGCTGTTCGAAGCGCTGCAGACGGAAACGCGTTTCCTCTTCCCCGTCCACCCCCGCACGCGCACGCGCATCGCGGAGTTCGGACTCGAGGAGCGCGTCCGTGCCATCACCTCGCTCACGCTCTGCGACCCCATCGGCTACCTGGATTTCCTGAAGCTGATGGACAATGCCGCGCTCATCCTCACTGACTCCGGCGGCATTCAGGAGGAAAGCACCTGGCTGCAGATTCCCTGCATCACCCTGCGGGAAAACACCGAGCGTCCCATCACCGCCGAAATCGGTACCAATGAAGTGGTCGGACTCAATATCCCCCTCGCAGTGGAAAAATCCCGCGCTGCATTGAATGGAAAGGCAAAAGAAGGTACTATTCCCGAGTTATGGGATGGACATGCTGCCGAGAGAATCGTTGCCATCCTTGTGGACGCATATACCATCAAGGAGAACACGGATTGA
- a CDS encoding SLBB domain-containing protein, protein MNGSDGFSRRFFFTRPVKSLMRDERDSSVPRSPACGTSGTHACAPESEQSDGRRRACRAAVLTLFLIFLAVPSFAQIDGGSNPLDKLLGGEKSTDKASAMLSKEPVPVARTVKADEYVCGAGDVLSLITTMPVNSEAVLPVTADGALLLPRVGAVQIAGKTLAETRESVYAALRAKYPAFEGTLSLLQPRPILVTVQGEVKTPGLLKLTAATPVSVALRMADVKQDDNQKSPMQILQGGEPSNNPGYRERLGSRFFGANEMDARALRRVLVQHADGTTNRADIPMYEATRDGRYDPLLREGDIIVVPHRDAGAPTIAVLGAVQRPGVFDFVEGDRLSDLLRMGFGVDRSRMLTGAELTRASGENIELDISELKTGVPSQDIALQPGDRVLVYAVPHRASNGSAVVDGEVLNPGAYPVTPGKTTIAELVRMAGGFTADAYPGQAELYRRQTGADGFAIDRDREKYRNFAKSTLVTEDTLYWRINSKVREGQVAVDFHRLFVKDDRTADVPLQDGDILLIPRNSGTVYVYGSVRNSGFVPWKEGMDFDDFIAGAGGYTESADESRVAVIKGNSGAWIEPDDAVIEPGDLIYATPEALVPLARTTDILAVAAAIVGGLAGVAGLVISVTR, encoded by the coding sequence TTGAACGGATCGGACGGATTTTCACGGAGGTTTTTCTTCACGCGTCCCGTGAAGTCCCTCATGCGGGACGAACGGGACTCAAGCGTCCCACGAAGTCCCGCCTGCGGGACGAGTGGGACTCACGCCTGCGCGCCGGAGTCCGAGCAGAGCGATGGACGAAGGCGGGCGTGCCGCGCAGCGGTACTCACGCTTTTCCTGATCTTCCTGGCTGTTCCAAGCTTCGCCCAGATCGATGGAGGCAGCAATCCACTCGATAAACTCCTTGGCGGAGAGAAGTCGACAGATAAGGCAAGTGCGATGCTCAGCAAAGAACCAGTTCCTGTTGCGCGTACGGTGAAGGCTGATGAGTACGTCTGCGGGGCGGGGGATGTGCTGAGTTTGATTACGACGATGCCGGTGAATTCGGAGGCGGTGCTGCCGGTGACGGCGGATGGCGCTCTGCTGCTGCCGCGTGTGGGCGCCGTGCAGATCGCCGGGAAGACGCTGGCGGAGACGCGGGAGTCCGTCTATGCCGCGCTGCGCGCGAAGTATCCGGCTTTTGAAGGGACACTGTCGCTCCTCCAGCCGCGTCCCATACTCGTGACCGTGCAGGGCGAAGTGAAGACGCCCGGACTCCTGAAACTTACTGCCGCCACACCGGTTTCGGTGGCCCTGCGCATGGCGGATGTGAAGCAGGATGACAATCAGAAATCCCCCATGCAGATTCTGCAGGGAGGGGAACCGTCGAACAATCCCGGCTATCGCGAACGCCTCGGCAGCCGCTTTTTCGGCGCGAATGAAATGGATGCGCGGGCGCTGCGTCGTGTGCTCGTGCAGCATGCGGACGGAACGACCAACCGCGCTGATATCCCGATGTACGAAGCGACGCGTGATGGACGCTACGATCCGCTCCTTCGCGAAGGCGATATCATCGTCGTACCGCATCGCGATGCCGGTGCTCCCACCATCGCCGTGCTCGGCGCAGTACAGCGTCCGGGAGTCTTTGACTTTGTCGAAGGCGACCGGCTGTCGGACCTCCTCCGCATGGGCTTCGGCGTCGATCGTTCGCGCATGCTCACAGGAGCCGAACTCACGCGCGCCAGTGGCGAGAACATTGAACTGGATATCTCTGAACTGAAAACCGGCGTCCCTTCACAGGATATCGCACTGCAGCCGGGCGATCGCGTGCTCGTGTATGCCGTGCCGCACCGCGCCAGCAACGGCAGTGCCGTGGTGGATGGCGAAGTACTGAATCCCGGTGCCTATCCCGTCACCCCGGGCAAGACCACCATTGCGGAACTCGTGCGCATGGCCGGCGGCTTCACTGCCGATGCGTATCCCGGACAGGCAGAACTCTATCGCCGGCAGACCGGAGCCGACGGTTTCGCCATCGATCGCGATCGCGAGAAATACCGCAACTTCGCCAAGAGTACACTGGTGACGGAAGACACGCTGTACTGGCGCATCAACTCCAAGGTGCGGGAAGGACAGGTGGCCGTGGATTTCCATCGGCTCTTTGTGAAAGACGACCGCACGGCGGACGTCCCGCTGCAGGATGGCGACATTCTCCTCATTCCCCGCAATTCGGGCACGGTTTATGTGTATGGTTCCGTTCGCAACAGCGGCTTCGTGCCCTGGAAAGAGGGAATGGATTTCGACGACTTTATCGCCGGAGCCGGTGGCTATACCGAAAGTGCGGATGAATCGCGCGTGGCCGTCATCAAAGGCAACTCCGGCGCCTGGATCGAACCCGACGACGCCGTCATTGAACCCGGTGACCTGATCTACGCCACGCCCGAAGCCCTCGTGCCCCTCGCGCGAACGACCGACATCCTCGCCGTCGCCGCCGCCATCGTCGGTGGACTCGCCGGTGTCGCGGGACTTGTTATCTCGGTCACCCGGTAG
- a CDS encoding oligosaccharide flippase family protein, whose protein sequence is MSPDKSGRWSSADAERGSASDEARVKTEGAGVLSHGIISMLAYGVNFGASFFAVIGIMRLMDKGSYGLFSLAITIVASTSMIADFGISPVIMRRLAINPGRSGSILLEATSLRFLLLLPTWIVTVAVGWWQEPTWDFMWLLNIMLLNAVVSSKVPVIRGTLEAFYRSQSRMGLPTLTMAIDSLVLLTSVLLFPLLFTAPYTAMLLYTASNLLGAVLLTVLSVRFARKLNTEPVRITRAGMRDLLVASAPLAVYLLLHAVHLGADAVLLKRFHGAVQVSDFTAAMRIMSPLAVFPTIIAISVAPYFARASVAEDEEQRQRMSRLFSLSVKTLLVGAVLLAGLGITNAGVIIDLLVKGKFADSIIPMSILFIAFVPMSLNMFLVEINNARGHLSLNTRFAGILAVFTVAAGLLLIGPYSATGAAVGRLIAIIAGMIYLLLRSRTGITVAMKPVIWKSALLGFVLVASNELLSSLHWVVANSLSVGIVAVLFIVLRVYSPAEIEQWRMQISSLLRRDA, encoded by the coding sequence GTGAGTCCCGATAAATCGGGACGCTGGAGCTCCGCTGACGCGGAGCGCGGGAGCGCCTCTGACGAGGCGCGCGTGAAGACGGAAGGGGCGGGGGTGCTGTCGCATGGGATTATTTCGATGCTGGCGTATGGGGTGAATTTCGGGGCGAGTTTTTTTGCTGTGATCGGGATAATGCGGTTGATGGACAAGGGGTCGTACGGACTCTTTTCCCTCGCGATTACGATAGTCGCGAGTACGTCGATGATTGCGGATTTCGGGATTAGTCCCGTCATCATGCGCCGGCTCGCCATCAATCCCGGCCGGTCGGGGAGCATTTTGCTCGAGGCGACGTCGCTGCGCTTTCTGCTGCTGCTGCCGACATGGATTGTCACCGTGGCGGTGGGCTGGTGGCAGGAGCCGACATGGGATTTCATGTGGCTGCTCAACATCATGCTGCTCAATGCCGTGGTGAGTTCAAAAGTGCCCGTCATCCGCGGCACGCTCGAAGCGTTCTACCGGTCGCAGTCCCGCATGGGACTCCCCACCCTGACCATGGCCATCGACAGCCTCGTACTGCTTACCTCCGTGCTGCTCTTCCCCCTGCTCTTCACTGCACCCTACACCGCCATGCTGCTGTACACGGCCAGCAATCTCCTGGGCGCCGTGCTGCTGACCGTGTTGAGCGTTCGTTTTGCGCGCAAGCTCAACACCGAGCCCGTGCGGATTACGCGGGCGGGCATGCGCGATCTGCTGGTCGCCAGCGCTCCCCTCGCCGTGTACCTGCTGCTGCATGCCGTGCATCTCGGTGCGGATGCCGTTCTGCTCAAGCGTTTCCACGGCGCCGTGCAGGTCAGTGATTTTACCGCCGCGATGCGGATCATGAGTCCCCTCGCCGTCTTCCCCACCATCATCGCCATTTCCGTCGCGCCATATTTCGCCCGCGCCAGCGTGGCGGAGGATGAAGAGCAGCGGCAGCGCATGTCCCGTCTCTTCTCCCTCAGCGTCAAGACGCTGCTGGTGGGCGCCGTGCTGCTGGCGGGACTCGGCATCACCAATGCCGGCGTGATCATTGATCTGCTGGTAAAAGGGAAATTCGCCGATTCCATCATCCCGATGAGCATACTGTTCATCGCCTTCGTCCCGATGTCCCTCAACATGTTCCTCGTCGAAATCAACAATGCCCGGGGACACCTCAGCCTCAACACCCGCTTCGCCGGCATCCTCGCCGTGTTCACCGTTGCGGCCGGACTGCTGCTGATCGGCCCCTATTCCGCCACCGGCGCGGCCGTGGGACGACTCATCGCCATCATCGCCGGCATGATTTACCTCCTCCTCCGCTCCCGCACCGGCATCACCGTCGCCATGAAACCCGTCATCTGGAAATCCGCCCTCCTGGGGTTTGTTCTCGTCGCGTCCAACGAGTTGCTGTCTTCTCTCCACTGGGTGGTCGCCAACAGCCTGTCCGTTGGTATCGTCGCAGTGCTCTTCATTGTGCTACGCGTGTACTCACCTGCCGAGATTGAGCAATGGCGCATGCAAATCTCGTCGCTGTTGCGACGAGATGCTTGA
- a CDS encoding glycosyltransferase, whose translation MRGKGRRRFGYFYRMLENYLRFYVPEGSRVLLVGCGTGELLAALNPGEGVGVDISPAMIAEARTNYPHYEFIEGDIETLEMDRQFDVVIFSDVIGYLDDIQATFDRVRQWCTPETRVMITYFNIFWQMPLRLAERMRMKLRTPFFAWLDPDDIANLLDLAEFDIIRKNRKVLFPVWLPLISWLFNYVFANLPLLRNLCLLEVVSARLKPVKSAREEKSVTVLIPTRNERGNIAAALDRLPQFGSHVEVLFVDGHSTDGTLDEIEAQAKARPEMDIRWFSQDGKGKGDAVRKGFANAKCDILMILDADLTVPPEELPKFYEAIVEGKGEFINGSRLVYPMEDRAMRFLNVLGNKFFSVIFTWLLDQRFKDTLCGTKVLTRENYNRVAAGRHYFGDFDPFGDFDLIFGAAKLNLKITEVPIRYRERTYGSTNISRFSHGWILLKMCVYAYKKIKMI comes from the coding sequence ATGCGGGGGAAGGGCCGGCGGCGCTTTGGGTACTTTTACCGCATGCTGGAGAACTACCTGCGCTTTTATGTGCCGGAAGGCAGCCGCGTGCTGCTGGTGGGGTGTGGAACGGGGGAATTGCTCGCCGCATTGAATCCCGGCGAGGGTGTGGGAGTGGATATTAGTCCCGCCATGATCGCCGAAGCGCGGACCAATTATCCCCACTACGAATTCATCGAAGGCGACATCGAAACGCTGGAAATGGACCGCCAGTTCGACGTGGTAATTTTTTCGGATGTGATCGGCTATCTCGACGACATTCAGGCGACCTTCGACCGGGTGCGCCAGTGGTGTACCCCCGAGACGCGGGTGATGATCACGTACTTCAACATTTTCTGGCAGATGCCGCTGCGGCTGGCCGAGCGCATGCGCATGAAACTGCGCACGCCATTTTTCGCCTGGCTGGATCCGGACGACATCGCCAATCTGCTCGACCTCGCGGAATTCGACATCATCCGCAAGAACCGCAAGGTGCTGTTTCCCGTCTGGCTCCCGCTTATCAGCTGGCTGTTCAACTACGTTTTCGCCAACCTGCCGCTGCTGCGCAACCTCTGTCTGCTCGAAGTCGTCTCGGCGCGACTCAAACCGGTGAAATCCGCCCGCGAGGAGAAATCCGTCACCGTGCTGATTCCCACACGCAACGAACGCGGCAACATCGCCGCGGCGCTGGATCGTCTGCCGCAGTTCGGATCCCATGTCGAAGTGCTGTTTGTGGATGGACACAGTACGGACGGGACGCTCGACGAGATCGAGGCGCAGGCGAAGGCGCGACCTGAAATGGACATCCGCTGGTTCTCGCAGGATGGCAAGGGAAAAGGCGACGCCGTGCGCAAGGGTTTTGCGAACGCGAAATGTGATATCCTCATGATTCTCGATGCCGACCTGACCGTTCCCCCCGAAGAGCTGCCGAAGTTTTACGAGGCCATCGTCGAAGGCAAAGGCGAGTTCATCAACGGCTCGCGCCTGGTGTATCCGATGGAAGACCGTGCCATGCGTTTCCTCAATGTGCTGGGAAACAAGTTCTTCAGTGTCATCTTCACCTGGCTGCTGGATCAGCGCTTCAAGGACACGCTCTGTGGCACCAAGGTACTGACGCGCGAGAATTACAATCGCGTGGCGGCGGGACGACATTATTTCGGCGACTTCGATCCCTTCGGGGATTTTGACCTCATCTTCGGCGCGGCCAAGCTGAACCTGAAGATTACGGAAGTACCGATTCGCTACCGCGAGCGCACCTACGGCAGCACGAACATCAGCCGCTTTTCGCATGGATGGATTCTGCTGAAAATGTGCGTGTACGCATACAAGAAGATCAAGATGATTTAG
- a CDS encoding glycosyltransferase encodes MQRVTAGILSYNRKAALKVTLDAVLAIPGLRVVVIDNASKDGSAEMLRAEYGREQWPQLRCIFLEENQGIAARNIFMQEVVTDFFLTLDDDSWPRSAKDLVRMLELMERDARVASICASCIHPDTGVAETAGIERFASGGDAARGYDVVNIAAGGSLLRMEALRQTHGYGEEFFWGREENDLAFQLLQKGWRVVYFPDAVVWHAMSATGRNVYRRLQYVTRNSIWLLWKYFPLVIAFPLATLFTLRRLLAIIVDPRRLAPVLKGAASGFAALPARRRSGRRFTMKQSWQLRGWFLKTLYE; translated from the coding sequence GTGCAGAGAGTAACCGCAGGCATATTGAGCTACAACCGGAAGGCGGCGTTGAAGGTGACGCTGGATGCGGTGCTGGCGATACCGGGATTACGCGTCGTGGTGATCGACAATGCATCGAAGGACGGCAGTGCGGAAATGCTGCGTGCGGAATACGGGCGCGAGCAATGGCCACAGCTGCGCTGCATCTTTCTGGAAGAGAACCAGGGGATTGCCGCGCGCAACATTTTCATGCAGGAAGTAGTGACCGACTTTTTCCTGACGCTGGACGATGACAGCTGGCCGCGGTCGGCAAAGGATCTCGTGCGCATGCTGGAGCTGATGGAACGGGATGCGCGCGTCGCCTCGATATGCGCATCCTGCATACACCCCGACACCGGCGTGGCGGAGACCGCGGGCATCGAGCGCTTCGCTTCAGGCGGCGATGCCGCACGGGGATACGACGTTGTCAACATTGCGGCGGGCGGATCGCTGCTGCGGATGGAAGCGCTCAGGCAGACCCATGGCTACGGGGAAGAATTTTTCTGGGGACGTGAGGAAAACGACCTCGCCTTTCAGCTGCTGCAGAAAGGATGGCGCGTGGTGTATTTCCCTGACGCCGTCGTCTGGCATGCCATGAGTGCCACGGGACGCAATGTGTACCGCCGCTTGCAGTACGTAACGCGCAACAGCATCTGGCTGCTGTGGAAATACTTCCCGCTCGTCATCGCTTTTCCCCTCGCCACGCTTTTCACATTGCGCCGGCTTCTTGCTATAATAGTTGATCCACGCCGCCTGGCGCCCGTGCTCAAGGGCGCAGCGAGCGGGTTTGCCGCACTCCCCGCGCGCCGCCGAAGCGGCCGGCGTTTCACGATGAAGCAGAGCTGGCAGCTGCGCGGCTGGTTCCTCAAAACGCTCTACGAATAA
- a CDS encoding glycosyltransferase family 4 protein, protein MPSPLNILQIAPRLPWPPTDGGAIGIYNITRFLAKRGHRITMLTFADADADRGDLEEFCDVLTVEKDLRNRPLPALLNLFSPQPYTMTKYQSAEMMSLMRTELRERKFDVLHIDHIHMMPYGRRAKEEFGIPVLLREHNFETTIHRRFAAQVRWPIASHWLRSQAERLFRFESLMLRHPDIIAAITPQDAAEVQAVLPDDHHDRVKVIPAGVDTERVSPDKSGRGGSPAERGNAGVPAGAGTQETPTPSGSREDAPLTRSEEGHVVLLGPLNWSPNRDAAEWFVEEIWPLLVEEVPEVRCTIAGSHPPKNMQKVHIPGVTVAGFVEDLDALLDSADVMAVPLRVGGGMRIKLLEFFARGKAVVSTRIGAEGNAAVHREHILLADTAQEFASAIAELLRNPELTRSIARNARQLSIRRYAWPHVAEMFELAYLEVVAPSGRSFVP, encoded by the coding sequence ATGCCGTCCCCCCTCAACATCCTTCAAATCGCACCGCGTTTGCCCTGGCCTCCGACCGACGGCGGCGCCATCGGCATTTACAACATCACGCGTTTCCTGGCGAAGAGGGGACACCGCATCACCATGCTCACCTTTGCCGATGCGGATGCTGATCGCGGGGATCTCGAAGAATTCTGTGACGTGCTCACCGTGGAGAAGGACCTGCGGAATCGTCCCCTCCCCGCCCTGCTGAATCTCTTTTCCCCGCAGCCCTACACCATGACGAAGTATCAGAGCGCGGAGATGATGTCCCTCATGCGCACCGAGTTGCGCGAGCGGAAATTCGATGTCCTTCACATCGACCACATCCACATGATGCCTTATGGACGCCGGGCGAAGGAGGAATTCGGTATCCCCGTCCTTCTCCGCGAACACAACTTTGAAACCACCATCCACCGCCGTTTCGCCGCGCAGGTGCGCTGGCCCATCGCCTCCCACTGGCTCCGCTCCCAGGCCGAACGCCTCTTCCGCTTCGAATCGCTCATGCTCCGCCACCCCGACATCATCGCCGCGATAACTCCTCAGGACGCAGCGGAGGTGCAGGCTGTGTTGCCAGACGATCATCATGATCGCGTGAAAGTTATCCCTGCCGGCGTGGACACGGAGCGCGTGAGTCCCGATAAATCGGGACGCGGGGGTTCCCCCGCGGAGCGGGGGAACGCGGGAGTCCCCGCTGGCGCGGGGACGCAGGAGACCCCGACTCCATCGGGGTCGCGGGAAGACGCTCCGCTGACGCGGAGCGAAGAGGGGCATGTAGTGTTATTAGGTCCGTTGAACTGGTCACCCAACAGGGATGCGGCGGAGTGGTTTGTGGAGGAGATATGGCCGTTGCTCGTGGAGGAAGTGCCGGAGGTGCGTTGTACGATTGCGGGCTCACATCCCCCGAAAAATATGCAGAAAGTGCATATTCCCGGAGTGACGGTTGCGGGCTTCGTTGAAGATCTCGATGCGCTGCTGGATTCCGCCGATGTCATGGCGGTGCCACTTCGCGTCGGAGGCGGCATGCGCATCAAGCTGCTTGAATTTTTCGCGCGCGGCAAGGCCGTGGTTTCCACGCGCATCGGTGCGGAAGGAAATGCCGCCGTGCACCGCGAACATATCCTGCTCGCGGACACCGCGCAGGAATTCGCTTCCGCCATCGCAGAACTGCTCCGCAATCCGGAGCTCACCCGCAGCATCGCCCGCAACGCCCGCCAGCTCTCCATCCGGCGCTACGCCTGGCCGCATGTGGCGGAGATGTTCGAGTTGGCATACTTGGAGGTTGTCGCCCCTTCGGGGCGTTCTTTCGTCCCGTAA
- a CDS encoding glycosyltransferase family 2 protein, whose amino-acid sequence MQALYYTIAILSTTALLAAYVLYPLAMALLAKYRNRPWRVDEETLPAVTMVVAVYNEEKVLEEKLRNFRELDYPKDKLFLLFGSDGSNDSSHEILAREEDERVSWHAFERGGKLRTINRLMQFVHTPIVVYSDANTMYRKDSIRKLVRHFVDEEVGAVCGNLHLQTPTESVGGKGERTYWTYENYIKHWEAQYQTALGATGGIYAIRSSLFHEQPEHAQVADDLLLPLRITADNRRVLYESEAVATEATSPTMHDEFRRKVRIARTSFNCLPPLMRVFNRYPARVKWMIVFHKFLRWMAPFFFLLLALSIVLLAGENWIRLTLFYPLLAFLALGILGWIVDLAGKRMGPLSLPFYFLAINAAFLVAWLTLPFHRGQATWEPTKR is encoded by the coding sequence ATGCAAGCACTCTATTACACCATAGCAATCCTGTCAACCACTGCCCTGCTGGCGGCGTATGTGCTGTATCCGCTGGCGATGGCGCTGCTGGCGAAGTACAGGAATAGGCCGTGGCGGGTGGATGAGGAGACGCTGCCGGCGGTGACGATGGTGGTGGCGGTGTACAATGAGGAAAAGGTACTCGAAGAAAAACTGCGGAATTTCCGGGAGCTGGATTATCCGAAGGATAAACTGTTCCTGCTGTTCGGCTCGGATGGTTCGAACGACAGTTCGCATGAAATTCTGGCGAGGGAAGAGGATGAGCGGGTTTCCTGGCATGCATTCGAACGGGGAGGAAAACTGCGCACCATCAACCGTCTTATGCAGTTTGTGCATACGCCCATCGTGGTGTACTCGGATGCGAATACCATGTATCGGAAGGACTCCATCCGCAAGCTCGTCCGGCATTTCGTGGACGAGGAAGTGGGAGCGGTATGCGGCAATCTGCATCTGCAGACGCCGACGGAAAGTGTGGGCGGGAAGGGAGAGCGTACGTACTGGACATACGAGAATTATATCAAACACTGGGAAGCGCAGTATCAGACCGCGCTCGGCGCGACGGGTGGGATTTACGCCATCCGCAGTTCGCTGTTCCACGAGCAGCCCGAGCATGCACAGGTCGCGGATGATCTGCTGCTGCCGCTGCGCATCACGGCGGACAACAGGCGCGTGCTCTATGAAAGCGAGGCCGTTGCCACGGAAGCAACGTCGCCTACCATGCACGACGAATTCCGTCGGAAAGTCCGCATTGCCCGCACGAGCTTCAACTGTCTGCCTCCGCTCATGCGCGTCTTCAACCGCTATCCCGCGCGCGTAAAGTGGATGATCGTTTTCCACAAATTCCTCCGCTGGATGGCCCCGTTCTTTTTCCTCCTCCTCGCACTGAGCATCGTGCTGCTCGCGGGGGAGAACTGGATACGCCTCACGCTCTTCTACCCCCTGCTGGCCTTCCTCGCACTCGGCATCCTTGGCTGGATCGTCGACCTCGCGGGCAAGCGCATGGGACCCCTTTCCCTGCCCTTCTATTTCCTCGCCATCAACGCCGCCTTCCTCGTCGCATGGCTGACCCTGCCCTTCCATCGTGGACAGGCTACCTGGGAACCGACGAAACGGTGA
- a CDS encoding class I SAM-dependent methyltransferase: MTFEQVLPHLENVPHMPPERGKLVYEFVMKQKPQRVLELGFAHGTSSCYMAAAMDELGEGQVLTMDSHEAKKRQPDITTLMEKTGLGNRIQPVHAERSYTWELMKLIEEQTKDGKTEPLFDFVFIDGGHTWDSDGFAFLLADRLLRPGGWVLFDDVTWTPSECAGESWVDDMPQEEQDVAHVEKIFNLLVVPTPSYDSFEYDGTWAWARKKPDANTATDRADLVASIYQKTNSARRSFLIRRYIKKIFRL; the protein is encoded by the coding sequence ATGACCTTCGAACAAGTCCTTCCGCATCTTGAGAATGTGCCGCACATGCCGCCGGAGCGCGGGAAGCTCGTGTATGAATTCGTGATGAAGCAGAAGCCGCAGCGCGTGCTGGAGCTGGGATTCGCGCATGGAACGTCGAGCTGCTACATGGCGGCGGCGATGGATGAGCTGGGTGAAGGACAGGTGCTGACGATGGACAGTCATGAGGCGAAAAAGCGGCAGCCGGATATTACGACGCTGATGGAGAAGACGGGACTCGGCAACCGTATCCAGCCTGTGCACGCAGAGCGTTCCTACACCTGGGAACTGATGAAGCTCATCGAAGAGCAGACGAAGGATGGAAAGACGGAACCGCTGTTTGATTTCGTGTTTATCGATGGGGGACACACGTGGGATTCTGATGGCTTCGCGTTTCTGCTGGCCGATCGCCTGCTGCGTCCGGGCGGCTGGGTGCTGTTCGATGATGTGACATGGACCCCATCCGAATGCGCCGGGGAAAGCTGGGTAGACGATATGCCGCAGGAAGAACAGGATGTCGCACACGTCGAGAAAATCTTCAACCTCCTGGTCGTCCCCACTCCCTCCTACGACAGCTTCGAGTACGACGGTACCTGGGCCTGGGCCCGTAAAAAACCGGACGCCAACACCGCCACCGATCGCGCCGACCTCGTCGCCTCCATCTACCAAAAAACCAACTCCGCCCGCCGCAGCTTCCTCATCCGGCGGTATATCAAGAAGATCTTCCGCCTTTAG